The proteins below come from a single bacterium genomic window:
- a CDS encoding MerR family transcriptional regulator produces MQVDENLPVYPMGVASKILDVHPRTLRIYEDEGLIKPSRQGGKRMFSQNDIAWIQCIRKLIHEENLSIPGIKKLLEFMPCWKLKDCPLEVRINCAALKEREKKCWELAQKACEKSCQSCEVYLKENKND; encoded by the coding sequence ATGCAAGTTGATGAAAATTTACCTGTATATCCTATGGGTGTAGCTTCTAAGATTCTGGATGTCCACCCTAGAACCCTGCGGATTTATGAAGATGAAGGATTGATTAAACCTTCTCGACAAGGCGGGAAGAGAATGTTTTCTCAAAATGACATAGCGTGGATTCAATGTATAAGAAAACTTATCCATGAAGAAAATCTAAGTATTCCCGGAATCAAAAAATTACTGGAATTTATGCCATGCTGGAAGTTAAAAGATTGTCCGCTTGAAGTAAGAATAAATTGTGCTGCTTTAAAAGAACGTGAAAAAAAATGCTGGGAACTTGCACAGAAAGCTTGCGAGAAGTCTTGTCAGAGTTGTGAAGTGTACTTAAAAGAGAATAAAAATGACTGA
- the trxA gene encoding thioredoxin, translating to MSKALEVSDVVFDNEVKRSTLPVLVDFWAPWCGPCKMQIPVIDDLSQELEGKVKFVKINVDENRLKAGEFNVSGIPALLLFKDGKLIERMSGFHQKTQLKSILQKHI from the coding sequence ATGAGCAAAGCATTAGAAGTTTCAGATGTAGTTTTTGATAATGAAGTTAAAAGGTCAACGCTTCCTGTATTGGTTGATTTTTGGGCACCGTGGTGCGGACCTTGTAAAATGCAGATTCCTGTAATTGATGATTTATCACAGGAATTAGAAGGAAAAGTAAAATTTGTAAAAATAAATGTTGATGAAAACCGGCTAAAGGCAGGTGAATTTAATGTAAGCGGAATTCCTGCCCTTCTTTTGTTCAAAGACGGAAAACTTATTGAAAGAATGTCAGGTTTTCATCAAAAAACTCAACTTAAATCAATTTTACAAAAACATATATAG
- a CDS encoding 4Fe-4S binding protein yields the protein MITIDKNKCPQNHRCPAIKVCPVNAISQTDYKLPVINNEICIECKKCISFCPMRAIHEV from the coding sequence ATGATAACAATTGACAAAAATAAGTGCCCTCAAAATCACAGATGTCCCGCAATAAAAGTTTGCCCTGTGAATGCTATTTCTCAAACAGATTATAAGCTTCCTGTCATTAATAATGAAATCTGTATTGAGTGTAAAAAATGTATAAGCTTTTGCCCTATGCGAGCAATACATGAAGTCTAA
- a CDS encoding class I SAM-dependent methyltransferase, whose protein sequence is MTESIKFDPKKLEKLNNPDRAKTLNPDLIWETLNMSNPEALVDVGAGTGFFASLFCKKMTQGKIYACDTADIMINWMKENLSNEGNCSIIPTKCEENLIPIPDGIADLAYFINLYHELEEPKSMLLESYRLLKNSGKIAVIDWKPEETPEGPPAKIRISENIVFNHLEASGFTNIKNHNILPYHYFFTGEKL, encoded by the coding sequence ATGACTGAATCCATTAAATTTGACCCTAAAAAACTGGAAAAATTAAACAATCCTGATAGGGCAAAAACGCTGAATCCTGATTTAATCTGGGAAACATTAAACATGTCGAATCCTGAAGCCTTAGTTGATGTAGGAGCAGGTACAGGATTTTTTGCTTCACTGTTCTGTAAAAAAATGACTCAAGGAAAAATATATGCCTGTGATACAGCAGACATTATGATTAACTGGATGAAAGAAAACCTTTCTAATGAAGGGAATTGCAGTATTATTCCAACAAAATGCGAAGAAAATTTAATCCCAATTCCTGATGGCATAGCAGACTTAGCTTATTTTATAAATTTGTATCATGAACTTGAAGAACCTAAATCAATGCTCTTAGAATCTTATCGCCTTTTAAAGAATAGCGGAAAAATTGCTGTAATTGACTGGAAGCCAGAAGAAACTCCGGAAGGACCTCCTGCTAAAATTCGTATATCAGAAAATATTGTATTTAATCATCTTGAAGCTTCAGGATTTACTAACATTAAAAATCATAATATTTTACCTTATCACTACTTTTTTACAGGAGAAAAATTATAA
- a CDS encoding metalloregulator ArsR/SmtB family transcription factor, translating into MKNKCEEMAEIFKALSHPIRLRIVCGLIQKKECNVTKMVTHLNMPQPNVSQHINILKNADIIEGYRNGNEICYKVTNKIVEKMIQALELETLEVK; encoded by the coding sequence ATGAAAAACAAATGCGAAGAAATGGCAGAAATATTTAAAGCTTTATCCCATCCGATAAGGCTGAGAATAGTTTGCGGACTTATACAGAAAAAAGAATGCAACGTAACAAAAATGGTTACTCATTTAAATATGCCTCAGCCTAATGTATCTCAGCATATAAATATTTTAAAAAATGCTGACATTATAGAAGGATACAGAAACGGAAATGAAATTTGCTATAAAGTAACTAACAAAATTGTTGAAAAAATGATACAAGCCTTGGAGCTTGAAACATTGGAGGTAAAATAA